A genomic region of Candidatus Methylomirabilota bacterium contains the following coding sequences:
- a CDS encoding TIM barrel protein gives MRLALSGACVPDWPLDEELAGAAAAGYEAVELWLPKLWRELERRGPEAVAAALKRRNLAAAALAPIPDATFRERVGLEAVTAQVHGAAALARAFGAPWVVIQPGERPDGADERDALREARHTLGRLALAVERYDVGLAILPLGHAWSSIRTIREAGDVIEAVGRKSLGIALDTFHMHLAGSRPEDVGHLRPRWIGLVRIADAPAGDPETLRDAHRLPPGDGVIPLADIVSRVRALGVEATAVAACPLPGATGEAAGWAKRLRDQTAAVLGAPAPAGRR, from the coding sequence GTGAGGCTGGCCCTCTCCGGCGCCTGCGTGCCGGACTGGCCGCTCGACGAGGAGCTCGCGGGCGCAGCGGCCGCCGGGTACGAGGCGGTGGAGCTCTGGCTCCCCAAGCTGTGGCGCGAGCTGGAGCGGAGGGGGCCAGAGGCGGTGGCGGCCGCGCTCAAGCGCCGCAACCTCGCCGCCGCCGCGCTCGCCCCCATCCCCGACGCCACCTTCCGCGAGCGCGTGGGGCTGGAGGCGGTGACCGCGCAGGTCCACGGAGCCGCCGCGCTCGCCCGCGCGTTCGGCGCGCCGTGGGTGGTGATACAGCCGGGCGAGCGGCCCGACGGCGCCGACGAGCGGGACGCCCTCCGCGAGGCCCGCCACACGCTGGGCCGGCTCGCGCTGGCGGTCGAGCGCTACGACGTGGGTCTGGCCATTCTGCCCCTCGGGCACGCGTGGTCGTCGATCCGCACCATCCGCGAGGCGGGGGACGTGATCGAGGCGGTGGGTCGGAAGTCGCTCGGGATTGCGCTCGATACGTTCCACATGCACCTGGCGGGATCGCGGCCCGAGGACGTCGGGCATCTGCGACCACGCTGGATCGGGCTCGTGCGGATCGCGGACGCCCCCGCGGGCGATCCGGAGACGCTCCGCGATGCGCATCGGCTGCCCCCCGGCGACGGCGTGATCCCGCTTGCCGACATCGTGAGCCGGGTGCGCGCGCTGGGCGTCGAGGCCACCGCGGTGGCGGCCTGTCCCTTGCCCGGCGCCACCGGCGAGGCGGCGGGCTGGGCGAAGCGGCTGCGCGATCAGACGGCGGCCGTGCTCGGGGCGCCCGCGCCGGCGGGCCGCCGCTAG
- a CDS encoding NUDIX hydrolase — protein MAGDWQFVRSTPLRSMGKLTLREDTWRLPTGTERAYPVLYVGTTVGVVPLVERDRVVLIRQFRHLVRDDSWELPGGGALPGERPEEAAQRELREEGGYRAGRLTFLTRFFPSSAYLDEEAHCYLGEELVADPLPSDDDEFFERRIVPLRDAVAMALDDRITESVSKVALLAAALRLGVRV, from the coding sequence ATGGCCGGTGACTGGCAGTTCGTGCGCTCCACCCCGCTCCGCTCGATGGGCAAGCTGACGCTGCGCGAGGATACGTGGCGGCTGCCCACCGGTACCGAGCGTGCCTATCCCGTGCTGTACGTCGGAACCACCGTCGGCGTGGTGCCGCTCGTCGAGAGGGACCGGGTCGTGCTGATCCGCCAGTTCCGGCACCTCGTGAGAGACGATTCCTGGGAGCTACCGGGCGGCGGCGCGCTCCCGGGCGAGCGGCCGGAGGAGGCGGCGCAGCGGGAGCTGCGCGAGGAGGGCGGCTATCGCGCGGGGCGGCTCACGTTCCTGACCCGCTTCTTCCCCTCCAGCGCCTATCTCGACGAGGAGGCCCACTGCTATCTGGGAGAGGAGCTGGTCGCGGATCCCCTGCCGTCGGACGACGACGAGTTCTTCGAGCGGCGCATTGTCCCGCTCCGGGATGCGGTCGCGATGGCGCTGGACGACCGAATCACGGAGTCCGTGTCCAAGGTCGCGCTCCTCGCCGCGGCGCTCCGGCTCGGAGTCCGGGTCTAG
- a CDS encoding cupin domain-containing protein has translation MSESDRAGGGVIDTRRFHGQYFEIMQDTGRSQTAVMTIGPGEDAGPAETHTGDQIIYVIEGLARVRMGEVESEAGPGACVMIPAGTRHHVDNPGTAPLFCLTIYAPPVY, from the coding sequence ATGAGTGAATCGGACCGAGCCGGCGGCGGCGTCATCGACACGCGCCGCTTCCACGGCCAGTACTTCGAGATCATGCAGGACACGGGGCGGAGCCAGACCGCGGTCATGACGATCGGGCCCGGCGAGGACGCGGGGCCGGCGGAGACCCACACCGGCGACCAGATCATCTACGTGATCGAGGGCCTCGCCCGGGTGCGTATGGGCGAGGTGGAGAGCGAGGCGGGCCCCGGCGCCTGCGTCATGATTCCCGCGGGCACCCGGCACCACGTCGACAATCCTGGCACGGCGCCGCTCTTCTGTCTGACCATTTACGCGCCGCCCGTGTACTAG
- a CDS encoding SDR family NAD(P)-dependent oxidoreductase — MSLTGRAALVTGAARGIGLAIARRLAADGARVAVLDLDRAGAEAAAKTLGPEVLALTADVTRSAEVDAAVAAVVRRWGRLDVLVNNAGITGRSFPIWELSDEDWARVIDVDLASVFYGCRAAVKVMLPQGGGRIINIASIAGKEGNPTLVPYSTAKAGVIGLTKAVAKEVATRGILVNAVAPAVIGTELLQQMERSTVDFLVSKIPMGRVGRPEEVAALVAWLASDECSFSTGAVYDLSGGRATY; from the coding sequence GTGTCCCTGACCGGTCGCGCCGCGCTCGTCACCGGCGCCGCCCGCGGCATCGGTCTCGCCATCGCCCGCCGGCTGGCCGCCGACGGGGCACGCGTGGCCGTGCTCGACCTCGACCGCGCGGGCGCGGAGGCGGCGGCCAAGACCCTCGGACCTGAAGTCCTCGCGCTCACGGCCGACGTCACGCGCTCGGCCGAGGTCGACGCGGCGGTGGCGGCGGTCGTGCGCCGCTGGGGGCGGCTCGACGTCCTCGTGAACAATGCCGGCATCACCGGGCGCTCGTTTCCCATCTGGGAGCTGAGCGACGAGGACTGGGCACGCGTGATCGACGTCGACCTCGCCAGCGTGTTCTACGGCTGCCGCGCCGCGGTGAAGGTGATGCTCCCCCAGGGGGGCGGGCGCATCATCAACATTGCCTCGATCGCCGGCAAGGAAGGCAATCCCACCCTGGTCCCGTACTCCACCGCGAAGGCCGGCGTCATCGGTCTCACCAAGGCGGTCGCGAAGGAGGTCGCCACGCGTGGGATCCTCGTCAATGCGGTGGCGCCGGCGGTGATCGGCACCGAATTGCTCCAGCAGATGGAGCGGAGCACCGTCGATTTCCTCGTCTCCAAGATCCCCATGGGCCGCGTGGGGCGTCCGGAGGAGGTGGCGGCGCTGGTGGCCTGGCTGGCCTCCGACGAGTGCTCCTTCAGCACCGGCGCGGTGTACGACCTCTCCGGCGGCCGGGCCACGTATTAA
- a CDS encoding RecQ family ATP-dependent DNA helicase, with the protein MRGAAAASSLRGPAASLDLSAGLARLGYTAFRPGQREAVETLLAEGRLLLVAPTGGGKSLTYQLPAALLPGTSLVISPLVSLMHDQMAALVARGVPATYLAATLSAEELRARMRSLASGAFRLAYVAPERLAFPGFRGLLRDLDCPLVAVDEAHCISEWGHDFRPEYLEIGGLLAELPRAAVLACTATATPVVRDEILARLGLPADTRQMVRGFARPNLGLRAVTIGGPRERGAQVDGVLAEMLGRPRGGRGTGIVYAPTRKSAEEEAARLAALGWRTEVYHAGLAGAARERAQRAFAEGRAELVVATNAFGMGIDRPDVRAVIHLAPPGSIEAYYQEVGRAGRDGAPAVGLLLTSARDLPLRRALLERGSEGAPPPEPDVVEHKWGLFLELVRWAEGGSCRHDAILRYFGDEAETLHGCGRCDVCVALAAGGGDGVGEHDAEAVSLIVRKALSGVARVHGRFGLGTAVKLIRGEAEPRLERAGLTRVPTFGNLREHGETWLVAVLRRCVAAGWVSFTGGDRPVVVLTDEGRAVMKGERPARLLLPPASAGAPRPDDGARRRAGLPKRAPASDDPIAAAAAEALFEALRRHRLGLARAEGIAPFMVASDRTLRDIALLKPRTLHDLLLAHGIGRHKAERYGAGFLEVVAQHG; encoded by the coding sequence ATGCGGGGCGCGGCGGCCGCTTCGTCCCTTCGCGGGCCGGCCGCCTCGCTCGATCTCTCGGCCGGGCTCGCGCGCCTCGGCTACACCGCGTTCCGCCCCGGGCAGCGCGAGGCCGTCGAGACGCTGCTGGCCGAGGGGCGGCTGCTCCTCGTCGCGCCCACCGGCGGCGGCAAGAGCCTGACCTATCAGCTACCCGCCGCGCTCCTGCCCGGCACGAGTCTGGTGATCTCGCCCCTGGTGTCCCTCATGCATGATCAGATGGCGGCGCTCGTCGCGCGCGGCGTGCCCGCGACCTACCTCGCCGCCACGCTCTCCGCCGAAGAGCTGCGCGCGCGCATGCGGAGTCTGGCCTCGGGGGCGTTCCGCCTCGCCTACGTGGCACCCGAGCGCCTGGCCTTTCCCGGCTTCCGCGGTTTGCTGCGCGATCTCGACTGCCCGCTCGTGGCGGTGGACGAGGCCCACTGCATCAGCGAGTGGGGCCACGACTTCCGCCCGGAGTACCTCGAGATCGGCGGCCTGCTCGCGGAGCTGCCGCGCGCTGCCGTGCTTGCGTGCACCGCCACCGCGACGCCGGTCGTGCGGGACGAGATCCTCGCGCGGCTCGGTCTGCCCGCCGACACGCGCCAGATGGTGCGCGGCTTCGCGCGGCCGAACCTGGGCCTGCGCGCCGTCACGATTGGCGGACCCCGCGAGCGCGGCGCGCAGGTCGACGGCGTCCTCGCCGAGATGCTGGGCCGCCCACGCGGGGGCCGGGGCACGGGAATCGTCTACGCGCCGACGCGCAAGAGCGCCGAGGAGGAGGCGGCGCGTCTCGCCGCGCTGGGGTGGCGGACCGAGGTGTACCACGCCGGGCTTGCCGGCGCCGCGCGCGAGCGGGCGCAGCGGGCCTTCGCGGAGGGCCGGGCGGAGCTGGTGGTCGCCACCAATGCCTTCGGCATGGGCATCGATCGTCCCGACGTGCGCGCGGTGATCCATCTCGCGCCGCCGGGTTCGATCGAGGCCTACTACCAGGAGGTCGGTCGCGCGGGACGGGACGGCGCTCCCGCGGTGGGGCTGCTTCTCACCTCCGCGCGCGATCTCCCGCTGCGGCGCGCGCTGCTCGAGCGCGGCAGCGAGGGCGCGCCGCCGCCCGAGCCGGACGTGGTCGAGCACAAGTGGGGCCTCTTTCTCGAGCTCGTGCGCTGGGCCGAGGGCGGCTCCTGCCGCCACGACGCCATCCTGCGCTACTTCGGTGACGAGGCGGAGACCCTGCACGGCTGCGGGCGCTGCGACGTGTGCGTGGCCCTGGCCGCGGGCGGCGGCGACGGTGTCGGTGAGCATGACGCGGAGGCGGTGTCGTTGATCGTGAGGAAGGCCCTGTCGGGCGTGGCCCGCGTCCATGGCCGCTTCGGCCTCGGCACTGCGGTGAAGCTGATCCGTGGCGAGGCGGAGCCGCGCCTCGAGCGGGCCGGCCTCACCCGCGTGCCGACCTTCGGCAACCTGCGCGAGCACGGAGAGACCTGGCTGGTCGCGGTGCTGCGGCGCTGCGTGGCCGCGGGGTGGGTGAGCTTCACGGGGGGTGACCGGCCGGTGGTGGTCCTCACAGACGAGGGCCGCGCGGTGATGAAGGGCGAGCGCCCGGCGCGGCTCCTGCTCCCGCCGGCGAGCGCGGGAGCGCCACGGCCGGACGACGGCGCACGGCGGCGCGCGGGCTTGCCGAAGCGTGCGCCCGCGTCCGACGATCCGATCGCGGCGGCGGCCGCCGAGGCGCTGTTCGAGGCGCTGCGCCGGCACCGGCTCGGCCTGGCCCGGGCGGAGGGGATCGCGCCATTCATGGTGGCGAGCGACCGGACGCTGCGCGACATTGCGCTCCTCAAGCCGCGCACGCTCCACGACCTGCTGCTGGCCCACGGGATCGGCCGCCACAAGGCCGAGCGCTATGGCGCGGGCTTCCTCGAGGTGGTGGCGCAGCATGGCTGA
- a CDS encoding putative 2-aminoethylphosphonate ABC transporter ATP-binding protein, producing MADVPRPAAVALEGIAKKFGVFIALRGVSLSVDAGEFVCFLGPSGCGKTTLLRIIAGLERQNAGAVMMAGRDVSTLPPAERNYGIVFQSYALFPNLTVARNIGYGLETRKVSRAEIARRVDELLGLVGLRHHRDKYPAQLSGGEQQRIALCRALAPSPALLLLDEPLSALDARVRQALRHEIRALQRRLGITTIMVTHDQEEALAMADRIVVMNHGVVEQVGPPHEVYTRPRSPFVARFVGQMNFLAAVAGPTPGSACLGPVELRYVPGIGADGPVTPGMPLTLAIRPEEIVVGPAARGAANSLTMRIRAAQFLGSFTRLALALPGEAGAVLECDVAANAFAELGVKEGGELDLALRPEALRVFPAEG from the coding sequence ATGGCTGACGTCCCGCGCCCCGCTGCCGTCGCGCTGGAGGGCATCGCCAAGAAGTTCGGTGTGTTCATCGCCCTGCGCGGGGTGAGCCTGTCGGTGGACGCCGGCGAGTTCGTGTGCTTCCTGGGCCCCTCGGGCTGCGGGAAGACGACGCTGCTCCGCATCATCGCGGGGCTCGAGCGGCAGAACGCCGGCGCGGTGATGATGGCGGGCCGCGACGTCTCCACGCTGCCGCCGGCCGAGCGCAACTACGGCATCGTCTTCCAGTCCTACGCGCTGTTCCCGAATCTCACCGTCGCGCGCAACATCGGCTACGGGCTCGAGACGCGCAAGGTGTCGCGCGCCGAGATCGCGCGGCGAGTCGACGAGCTGCTCGGCCTGGTCGGCCTGCGCCACCACCGCGACAAGTATCCCGCCCAGCTCTCCGGCGGCGAGCAGCAGCGCATCGCGCTCTGCCGCGCCCTGGCGCCCTCGCCGGCGCTGCTCCTGCTCGACGAGCCTCTCTCCGCCCTCGACGCGCGCGTGCGGCAGGCGCTCCGCCACGAGATCCGGGCGCTCCAGCGCCGGCTCGGCATCACCACGATCATGGTCACCCACGATCAGGAAGAAGCGCTCGCTATGGCCGACCGCATCGTGGTGATGAATCACGGCGTGGTCGAGCAGGTGGGGCCGCCGCACGAGGTGTACACGCGGCCGCGGTCCCCCTTCGTGGCGCGCTTCGTGGGCCAGATGAACTTCCTCGCTGCGGTGGCCGGCCCAACGCCGGGCTCGGCCTGCCTCGGTCCGGTCGAGCTGAGGTACGTGCCGGGCATCGGCGCGGACGGTCCGGTAACGCCAGGCATGCCGCTGACCCTCGCCATCCGGCCCGAGGAGATCGTGGTGGGCCCGGCCGCGCGCGGCGCCGCCAACAGCCTCACCATGCGCATCCGCGCCGCCCAGTTCCTGGGCTCCTTCACGCGTCTGGCCCTGGCGCTGCCCGGCGAGGCGGGGGCGGTGCTCGAGTGCGACGTGGCGGCGAACGCCTTCGCCGAGCTGGGCGTGAAGGAGGGCGGCGAGCTCGACCTCGCGCTGCGGCCGGAGGCCCTGCGCGTGTTCCCCGCCGAGGGCTAG
- a CDS encoding tripartite tricarboxylate transporter TctB family protein, with product MLTIDRAGGGALVLLALWVLWECRRLPLGSWREPGPGAFPAALALVALGLGIAIVAFGGRATRLGDVDWRETRRALVIVAAGAFLTLGLERVGYRLSVLVMLLFLVGAVERRGLVTTAAFAAGMAWGSFYLFNTLLKVPLPVGPLGF from the coding sequence GTGCTGACCATCGATCGCGCCGGGGGCGGAGCGCTCGTGCTCCTCGCGCTCTGGGTGCTGTGGGAGTGCCGCCGCCTGCCCCTCGGCAGCTGGCGCGAGCCGGGGCCCGGGGCGTTTCCCGCCGCGCTGGCCCTCGTCGCCCTGGGGCTCGGCATCGCCATCGTGGCGTTCGGCGGCCGCGCCACCCGCCTCGGCGACGTGGATTGGCGCGAGACGCGACGCGCCCTGGTGATCGTGGCGGCCGGCGCGTTCCTCACGCTCGGTCTCGAGCGTGTCGGCTACCGGCTGAGCGTGCTCGTGATGCTGCTCTTCCTCGTGGGTGCCGTCGAGCGCCGCGGCCTCGTCACCACCGCCGCCTTCGCGGCGGGAATGGCGTGGGGCTCGTTCTACCTCTTCAACACCCTGCTCAAGGTCCCGCTGCCGGTGGGACCGCTGGGGTTCTGA
- a CDS encoding tripartite tricarboxylate transporter substrate binding protein yields the protein MSRYRIALALAAGLLGMAGPVFAQDVYPSRPITMVVPFPPGGVADLTARPVAAAMERTLKQPVGVVNKTGAAGAVGMQFAATSKPDGYTLLLALSSISIIPEADKLFGRPPAYTVDQLTPIALISADPTVLVVRTESPWKTAKHFIEDARQRPGQISYSSSGIYGTLHMAMELLSHAAGIKLRHVPHAGAGPALTALLGGHVDALASGPAVVLPHIKAGKLRALAGWGESRVAALPDVPTFKELGYPDAEFYIWAGVFAPRGTPEPVLARLRDALRAAVADPEFKGAMDKIETPIAFKQGDDFARFFAADAKRLAEGVRKVGRVEERKP from the coding sequence GTGAGTCGATACCGGATCGCGCTCGCGCTGGCTGCCGGCCTCCTGGGCATGGCGGGCCCTGTCTTCGCCCAGGACGTATATCCCTCGCGCCCCATCACCATGGTGGTGCCCTTCCCGCCGGGCGGCGTGGCCGATCTCACCGCGCGGCCGGTGGCCGCCGCGATGGAGCGCACGCTCAAGCAGCCGGTGGGCGTGGTCAACAAGACGGGCGCGGCGGGCGCCGTCGGCATGCAGTTCGCGGCCACGAGCAAGCCCGACGGGTACACGCTGCTGCTGGCGCTGTCGAGCATCTCGATCATCCCCGAGGCGGACAAGCTCTTCGGGCGCCCACCCGCCTACACGGTGGATCAGCTCACGCCGATCGCGCTGATCTCCGCCGATCCCACCGTGCTCGTCGTCCGCACGGAGAGCCCGTGGAAGACCGCGAAGCATTTCATCGAGGACGCGCGGCAGCGGCCGGGGCAGATCTCGTACTCGTCCTCGGGCATCTACGGCACGCTCCACATGGCGATGGAGCTCCTGTCCCATGCGGCGGGCATCAAGCTCCGGCACGTGCCCCACGCGGGTGCGGGGCCCGCGCTGACAGCGCTCCTCGGCGGCCACGTCGACGCGCTCGCGTCCGGTCCCGCGGTGGTCCTCCCGCACATCAAGGCGGGCAAGCTCCGCGCCCTCGCGGGCTGGGGGGAGTCGCGCGTGGCCGCCTTGCCCGACGTGCCGACGTTCAAGGAGCTCGGCTACCCCGACGCCGAGTTCTACATCTGGGCGGGCGTGTTCGCTCCACGCGGGACACCCGAGCCCGTGCTGGCCCGGCTGCGGGATGCGCTGCGCGCGGCGGTGGCCGACCCCGAGTTCAAGGGGGCGATGGACAAGATCGAGACTCCCATCGCGTTCAAGCAGGGGGACGACTTCGCCCGCTTCTTCGCCGCGGACGCGAAAAGGCTCGCCGAAGGAGTGCGGAAGGTCGGGAGGGTGGAGGAGAGGAAGCCATAG
- a CDS encoding putative 2-aminoethylphosphonate ABC transporter permease subunit yields MAVVSAEAGAAIPDRTVRHRFGKEDAVRWALVAGFGAVLYLFILLPMAKIVWRSLLDNDGRWIGLANYVRYFGTPAISASITNSLSVALLSMALTVALAFAYAYALTRTQVPAKGLFRVVAMLPIFAPSLVQAFAFVYVFGNNGIFTRATGWNVGIYGAKGIVFAEVFYCFPHALLILIAALSATDARLYDAARTLGASGAKTFLTVTLPGVKFGLVSACFVVFTTVITDFGAPKVIGGKFSVMATEIYNQVSGQQNFTMGATVSVVLLIPALLAFVVDRVVQRRQYALVTASSKPLIPAPAPLTDGLATIYCGLIALVIGGIYVVILIASLVHRWPYNMGLTLKHYAFDTVGGYTPLWNSLHVALWTALVGTVLTFGGAYVVEKCRTVASGPLYLLSILPVSIPGMVLGLAYIFTFNAPDSPLNRLYGTLAILVVSNVIHYFTVGFLTATASLKQMDAEFENVSASLGVPFYRTFWRVTVPMALPSIVAISMYFFLNAMVTLSAVVFLVAPGTELAAVAVLLMDDAGDTAQAAAMSVLIIAMGLGVRLLYWIAMKGVTRRTQAWTQAAAGPAPGGQP; encoded by the coding sequence GTGGCCGTCGTCTCCGCGGAAGCCGGCGCCGCTATCCCCGACCGGACCGTCCGCCACCGGTTCGGCAAGGAAGACGCCGTCCGCTGGGCGCTGGTCGCAGGCTTCGGCGCCGTCCTCTATCTCTTCATCCTGCTGCCGATGGCGAAGATCGTCTGGCGGAGCCTGCTCGACAACGACGGGCGCTGGATCGGCCTCGCCAACTACGTCCGCTACTTCGGGACGCCGGCGATCTCGGCGTCCATCACCAACAGCCTCTCCGTCGCGCTGCTGTCCATGGCGCTCACGGTGGCCCTGGCGTTCGCCTACGCCTATGCGCTCACGCGCACGCAGGTGCCGGCCAAGGGCCTCTTCCGGGTGGTCGCCATGCTGCCGATCTTCGCGCCGTCGCTGGTGCAGGCCTTCGCGTTCGTCTACGTCTTCGGGAACAACGGGATTTTCACCCGCGCCACCGGCTGGAACGTGGGGATCTACGGGGCCAAGGGGATCGTGTTCGCGGAGGTGTTCTACTGCTTCCCCCACGCGCTCCTCATCCTGATCGCGGCCTTGTCCGCCACCGACGCCCGGCTCTACGACGCGGCGCGGACGCTGGGGGCCTCGGGCGCGAAGACCTTCCTCACCGTGACGCTCCCCGGCGTGAAGTTCGGGCTGGTGAGCGCCTGCTTCGTGGTCTTCACCACCGTCATCACCGACTTCGGCGCGCCCAAGGTGATCGGTGGCAAGTTCTCCGTGATGGCCACCGAGATCTACAATCAGGTGTCGGGCCAGCAGAACTTCACCATGGGCGCCACGGTGTCGGTGGTCCTCCTGATCCCCGCGCTGCTGGCCTTCGTGGTCGATCGCGTGGTCCAGCGCCGGCAGTACGCGCTGGTGACCGCGTCGTCCAAGCCGTTGATCCCGGCGCCCGCGCCGCTCACCGACGGGCTCGCCACCATCTATTGCGGGCTCATCGCCCTCGTGATCGGGGGGATCTACGTGGTGATCCTGATCGCCTCGCTGGTGCACCGCTGGCCCTACAACATGGGGCTCACTCTCAAGCACTACGCGTTCGACACGGTGGGCGGCTACACGCCGCTCTGGAACAGCCTCCACGTGGCGCTGTGGACGGCCCTGGTGGGGACCGTGCTGACCTTCGGAGGCGCCTACGTGGTGGAGAAGTGCCGTACGGTGGCGAGCGGGCCGCTCTATCTCCTGTCGATCCTGCCCGTGTCCATCCCGGGCATGGTCCTGGGTCTCGCCTACATCTTCACGTTCAACGCCCCGGACAGTCCGCTCAACCGGCTCTACGGCACGCTCGCCATCCTCGTCGTCTCGAACGTGATCCACTACTTCACGGTCGGCTTCCTCACCGCCACCGCCTCGCTCAAGCAGATGGACGCCGAGTTCGAGAACGTGTCTGCCTCGCTGGGAGTGCCGTTCTACCGCACGTTCTGGCGCGTCACGGTGCCGATGGCGCTGCCCTCGATCGTGGCCATCAGCATGTACTTCTTCCTGAACGCGATGGTCACGCTGTCCGCGGTGGTGTTCCTCGTCGCGCCCGGGACGGAGCTGGCCGCGGTCGCGGTGCTGCTGATGGACGACGCGGGCGACACCGCCCAGGCCGCCGCGATGTCCGTCCTCATCATCGCCATGGGACTGGGCGTGCGGTTGCTCTACTGGATCGCCATGAAGGGCGTCACCCGGCGCACCCAGGCCTGGACACAGGCCGCCGCCGGGCCCGCCCCGGGAGGACAGCCATGA
- a CDS encoding tripartite tricarboxylate transporter permease yields the protein MLETLQNLALGFSVALQPPILFYAFAGCVIGTLVGVLPGVGPLAGISLLLPATFGLDATRAIVLLAGIYYGAMYGGSTTSILMRIPGEAASVMTCIDGYAMARKGRAGAALAIAAVGSFVAGTVSVVGLMLLAPPLASFALRLGPPENFALLLLGLLVLAYMTGGSMLKSLAMAALGLLLGMVGIDPMSGYFRFAYGVVELGDGIGVVPLAVGLFGLAEVLASAGQPTPPKVQKPKLRELLPSRQEWRDSMGPIGRGTVLGFLIGIVPGSAHIISSFVSYAVERRLSRHPEEFGQGAVAGVAGPESANNSATSGAFVPMLALGVPSGPIPAVMLAALMVHGVSPGPLLIQQQPALFWGFIASMYVGNVMLLMLNLPMVGLFVNVLRIPYALLYPAIIVFCVVGVYAVNGSVVDVWIAVTMGVLGWLLRKLDFETAPIVLGAILAPLLEMSLRQSLAMSDGHYAIFVSRPIAAVLLAVGAALLLLGLRAWIVRGLDWRGRLALAEKGDAP from the coding sequence GTGCTCGAGACGCTGCAGAACCTGGCGCTGGGCTTCAGCGTGGCACTGCAGCCGCCGATTCTCTTCTACGCGTTCGCGGGCTGCGTGATCGGCACGCTCGTGGGCGTGCTGCCGGGCGTGGGACCACTGGCTGGGATCAGCCTGTTGCTTCCCGCGACGTTCGGCCTCGACGCGACGCGGGCCATCGTGCTGCTCGCCGGCATCTACTACGGCGCCATGTACGGCGGTTCCACGACGTCGATCCTCATGCGCATCCCCGGCGAGGCCGCTTCGGTAATGACCTGCATCGACGGCTATGCGATGGCGCGCAAGGGGCGGGCGGGCGCCGCTCTGGCCATCGCCGCGGTGGGCTCCTTCGTCGCGGGCACGGTGTCGGTGGTGGGGCTGATGCTCCTTGCCCCGCCGCTGGCGAGCTTCGCGCTGCGCCTGGGTCCGCCGGAGAACTTCGCCCTGCTCCTGCTGGGGCTCCTCGTGCTCGCCTACATGACCGGCGGCTCGATGCTGAAGTCCCTCGCGATGGCCGCGCTGGGCTTGCTGCTGGGCATGGTGGGCATCGATCCCATGTCGGGCTACTTCCGCTTCGCCTACGGCGTGGTGGAGCTGGGGGACGGCATCGGCGTGGTGCCGCTCGCGGTGGGCCTCTTCGGCCTCGCCGAGGTCTTGGCAAGCGCCGGGCAGCCGACGCCGCCCAAGGTGCAGAAGCCGAAGCTGCGCGAGCTCCTGCCCTCGCGCCAGGAGTGGCGCGACTCCATGGGGCCGATCGGCCGCGGCACCGTGCTGGGCTTCCTCATCGGCATCGTGCCCGGCTCGGCGCACATCATCTCGAGCTTCGTCTCCTACGCGGTGGAGCGCCGTCTCTCGCGGCACCCGGAGGAGTTCGGGCAGGGCGCGGTGGCGGGCGTGGCCGGCCCCGAGTCCGCCAACAACTCGGCCACCTCCGGCGCCTTCGTGCCCATGCTCGCCCTCGGCGTGCCCTCCGGCCCGATCCCGGCGGTCATGCTGGCCGCCCTCATGGTGCACGGCGTGTCGCCGGGGCCGCTGCTCATCCAGCAGCAGCCGGCGCTCTTCTGGGGCTTCATCGCGTCGATGTACGTGGGAAACGTGATGCTGCTCATGCTGAACCTGCCCATGGTGGGTCTCTTCGTGAACGTGCTGCGCATCCCCTACGCGCTGCTCTACCCCGCCATCATCGTGTTCTGCGTGGTGGGTGTCTACGCGGTGAACGGCAGCGTCGTGGACGTGTGGATCGCCGTCACCATGGGCGTGCTGGGCTGGCTCCTGCGCAAGCTCGACTTCGAGACCGCGCCCATCGTGCTGGGCGCCATTCTCGCACCGCTGCTCGAGATGAGCCTGCGCCAGTCGCTGGCGATGTCCGACGGCCACTACGCCATCTTCGTTAGCCGCCCCATCGCCGCCGTGCTGCTGGCGGTGGGGGCAGCCCTGCTGCTCCTCGGCCTGCGCGCGTGGATCGTGCGCGGCCTCGACTGGCGCGGGCGCCTCGCGCTCGCGGAGAAAGGAGACGCCCCGTGA